The Vibrio mangrovi genome includes a region encoding these proteins:
- a CDS encoding (Fe-S)-binding protein — protein MRIYPAKPDKVYFYATCLVDLFDPNAGLDAITLIEQQGIEVIYIEKQTCCGQPAYTSGYDDEAQSVALNQIALFPEPYPVIVLSGSCGGMMHHHYRRLFAGTEQESQVNAFCDRVFEFTEFLVHVCRAKLQDHGPETSVVMHTSCAARREMNVHVTATQLLSQLEQVELKVQDYESECCGFGGTFSVRHPDISQAMVEDKTRHIKATQADHLVSADWGCLLNINGALDFQHQHGDASTMQGRHLASFLLERVTPEQIQEK, from the coding sequence ATGAGAATTTACCCGGCGAAACCTGACAAAGTCTATTTCTACGCGACTTGTCTGGTGGACCTGTTCGACCCAAACGCCGGACTCGATGCCATCACCCTGATTGAGCAGCAGGGCATCGAGGTCATCTATATCGAAAAACAAACCTGCTGCGGCCAGCCGGCTTATACTTCCGGCTATGATGATGAAGCCCAATCCGTTGCCCTGAATCAGATCGCTCTGTTTCCCGAACCTTACCCGGTGATTGTACTGTCCGGTTCCTGCGGCGGCATGATGCATCATCATTATCGTCGCCTTTTCGCCGGAACTGAGCAGGAATCTCAGGTGAATGCCTTCTGTGATCGTGTATTTGAATTCACCGAATTTCTGGTTCATGTCTGCCGCGCCAAACTGCAGGATCACGGTCCGGAGACTTCTGTGGTCATGCATACTTCCTGTGCCGCCCGGCGGGAAATGAATGTGCATGTCACAGCAACCCAACTACTCAGCCAGCTTGAGCAGGTCGAACTGAAAGTTCAGGATTACGAAAGTGAGTGTTGCGGCTTCGGCGGCACCTTCTCCGTTCGCCATCCCGATATCTCTCAGGCGATGGTGGAAGACAAAACCCGCCATATCAAAGCAACACAGGCTGATCATCTGGTCAGTGCTGACTGGGGCTGCCTGCTCAATATTAACGGCGCACTGGATTTTCAGCACCAACACGGTGATGCATCCACAATGCAGGGCCGTCATCTTGCCAGCTTTCTGTTAGAACGGGTGACACCAGAACAGATACAGGAGAAATAA